ATTATATATAAATTATATTCATACATAAGGTGATGAAAATGAAAGCAACAATAATACCAATTGGAAATTCAAAAGGTTTGAGAATTCCAAAAGCAATATTGGAACAATGTAATATTTTAGAAGAAGTATCTTTAGAAGTAAGAGGAGATAGTATAACTATAAAACCTATCAAAAATAAGCCAAGAAAAGATTGGCATAAATATTTTAAAATAATGAAGAAAAAAGAAGAAGATAAATTACTAATTAATGAAAAGATTGACTTAGAAATGGAAGATTGGGAATGGTAATTAAGCAATATGATATTTTTCTAATTTCTTTAGATCCTACTAT
This genomic window from Atribacterota bacterium contains:
- a CDS encoding AbrB/MazE/SpoVT family DNA-binding domain-containing protein; amino-acid sequence: MKATIIPIGNSKGLRIPKAILEQCNILEEVSLEVRGDSITIKPIKNKPRKDWHKYFKIMKKKEEDKLLINEKIDLEMEDWEW